From Humisphaera borealis, the proteins below share one genomic window:
- a CDS encoding pyridoxamine 5'-phosphate oxidase family protein, translating to MSEWIGELQSALSREFGDKPQLATLATVDRSGAPRARTVVCRRVGDDGNVLIVSDSRSEKNDQIKASPQAEVVFWLPTLREQFRILGAARVTGGSPPDPLRPEIWQQMSPAARALFFWPAPGARKIDPPESFRLEAPADAPPPANFELIVVRPRRVEHLQLTVHPHRRRRWMLAGKWSAAAELNP from the coding sequence ATGAGTGAATGGATCGGTGAGCTTCAATCGGCGTTGTCCCGTGAGTTTGGGGACAAGCCGCAACTGGCGACGCTGGCGACCGTCGATCGCAGCGGCGCGCCCCGCGCCCGAACGGTCGTCTGCCGCCGGGTGGGCGACGACGGCAACGTGCTGATCGTCTCCGACAGCCGAAGCGAGAAGAACGACCAGATCAAGGCCAGCCCGCAGGCGGAGGTCGTCTTCTGGCTGCCGACGCTGCGGGAGCAGTTCCGCATCCTGGGTGCGGCCCGCGTGACCGGCGGCTCGCCGCCCGACCCGCTGCGGCCGGAAATCTGGCAGCAGATGTCCCCCGCCGCCCGGGCGCTCTTCTTCTGGCCGGCGCCGGGGGCGAGAAAGATCGATCCGCCGGAGTCGTTTCGGCTGGAAGCCCCCGCCGACGCGCCGCCGCCGGCCAATTTTGAACTGATCGTCGTTCGGCCCCGGAGGGTCGAGCACCTGCAACTGACCGTCCACCCCCACCGCCGCCGCCGCTGGATGCTGGCGGGGAAGTGGAGCGCGGCGGCGGAATTGAATCCGTGA
- a CDS encoding DUF1552 domain-containing protein yields MNRPPLSRRTLLKGLGCAVALPWLESMGSLNAWGAATPAPANVVKGAPKRMAFLYVPNGKNMADWTPKNEGTLGELPAILKPLEAFKNDFSILTGLAADGARAHGDGGGDHARALAAFLTGAHPRKTDGTDIRNGISVDQIAASRIGEHTRLPSLEIGTESGAMAGNCDSGYSCVYSSTMSWKSATTPLPKEVNPKLVFERMFGGGVAEDRLRRDARRKSLLDFIHQDTRDISQKISANDKRKLDDYFTAIRDIELRIERAAKLPEPKMPAGVTAPTGIPKDLTDHIRLMADLMVLAFQADVTRVCTFVLANEGSNRPYPFVGVNDGHHDLSHHGNDMTKKEKIREINKYHTTQLAYLLGKLKGIKEGDGTLLDHCMIAYGSANSDGNRHNHDDLPVLVAGSGGKTIKTGQHLDMKRETPIANLWTSMLDRMDVKVEAVGDSTGRLGVIDA; encoded by the coding sequence ATGAATCGTCCACCCCTTTCTCGTCGTACGCTGTTGAAGGGTCTTGGCTGCGCCGTGGCGCTTCCGTGGCTGGAGTCCATGGGCAGTCTGAACGCCTGGGGTGCCGCCACGCCCGCACCCGCGAATGTCGTCAAGGGCGCACCCAAGCGCATGGCGTTCCTCTACGTGCCCAACGGCAAGAACATGGCCGACTGGACGCCGAAGAACGAGGGCACGCTCGGCGAACTGCCGGCGATTCTGAAGCCGCTCGAAGCGTTCAAGAACGATTTCTCGATCCTCACCGGCCTGGCCGCCGACGGGGCCCGCGCCCATGGCGACGGCGGCGGCGACCATGCCCGCGCGCTCGCCGCGTTCCTGACCGGTGCCCATCCCCGCAAGACCGACGGCACCGACATCCGTAACGGCATCAGTGTGGACCAGATCGCCGCCAGCCGTATCGGCGAGCATACCCGCCTGCCGTCGCTGGAGATCGGGACCGAATCCGGCGCGATGGCCGGCAACTGCGACTCGGGCTACTCGTGCGTCTACTCGTCCACCATGTCGTGGAAGAGCGCGACGACCCCGCTCCCCAAGGAAGTCAACCCGAAGCTGGTCTTCGAGCGGATGTTCGGCGGCGGCGTTGCCGAGGATCGCCTGCGCCGCGACGCCCGCCGCAAGAGCCTGCTCGACTTCATCCACCAGGACACCCGCGACATCAGCCAGAAGATCAGCGCCAACGACAAGCGGAAGCTGGACGACTACTTCACGGCGATCCGCGATATCGAGCTGCGCATCGAACGGGCGGCAAAGCTGCCGGAGCCGAAGATGCCCGCCGGCGTCACCGCACCGACCGGTATCCCCAAAGACCTGACCGACCACATCCGCCTGATGGCCGACCTGATGGTGCTTGCGTTCCAGGCCGATGTGACGCGCGTCTGCACGTTCGTGCTGGCCAACGAAGGCAGCAACCGGCCTTACCCGTTTGTCGGCGTGAATGACGGTCACCACGACCTGTCGCACCACGGCAACGACATGACGAAGAAGGAAAAGATCCGCGAGATCAACAAGTACCACACGACACAGCTCGCGTATCTGCTCGGCAAGCTCAAGGGCATCAAGGAAGGGGACGGCACGCTGCTCGATCACTGCATGATCGCGTACGGGTCGGCGAACTCCGACGGCAACCGCCATAACCACGACGACCTGCCGGTGCTCGTCGCCGGCAGCGGCGGCAAGACGATCAAGACCGGTCAGCACCTGGATATGAAGCGCGAAACGCCGATCGCCAACCTCTGGACGTCGATGCTCGACCGGATGGACGTGAAGGTCGAAGCCGTCGGCGACAGCACCGGACGGCTAGGCGTGATTGACGCGTAG
- a CDS encoding BTB/POZ domain-containing protein: MRKQAMFAALLSFLFAGLSHGQVVYEPVQSQYRTDRATYYYGGSNPRVHAYVRQTLECFHDARSTRQGVYGVGYLHANLIGRPPQYVASDCAPRRNVSVFGYTSVDARDEAYDRVPRYFRMADLMASAVAAADGLGVVVPAQAAGSIDIRASVQPPATRPATGPAAQPKAILIIPKKTSAESVKAVTDAR; encoded by the coding sequence ATGCGTAAGCAAGCCATGTTCGCCGCGTTGTTGTCGTTCCTGTTCGCCGGTCTTTCCCACGGCCAAGTTGTGTACGAGCCGGTCCAATCGCAGTACCGGACGGATCGCGCCACCTATTACTACGGCGGCAGCAATCCCCGGGTCCACGCGTACGTCCGCCAGACCCTGGAGTGCTTCCACGATGCCCGATCGACACGGCAAGGCGTCTACGGCGTCGGGTATCTGCACGCCAATCTGATCGGCCGTCCGCCGCAGTACGTCGCCAGCGATTGCGCACCACGCCGCAATGTCAGCGTGTTCGGGTACACCTCGGTCGACGCCCGCGACGAAGCCTACGACCGCGTACCGCGCTACTTCCGGATGGCCGACCTGATGGCGTCTGCGGTCGCGGCAGCCGACGGCCTGGGCGTGGTCGTCCCCGCTCAGGCGGCTGGTTCGATCGATATCCGCGCGAGCGTGCAACCTCCTGCAACCCGGCCGGCGACTGGCCCGGCCGCGCAACCGAAGGCCATCCTGATCATCCCGAAGAAGACGTCGGCGGAGTCGGTAAAAGCAGTCACCGACGCCCGCTGA
- a CDS encoding DUF1592 domain-containing protein — translation MFGGLTLALAVALLVPLSMQSTSSAAPATAAPVSPTPAKALVNDPRAKTVTAFLNTHCVSCHNPEKKKADLVLHTYADTSSILKGRKVVQHALAMVKSGEMPPDSKPQPKVEEIEAFAAAVNGMYADDDRLAGPNPGRVTVRRLNKNEYNNTVSDLLGMEFLAADDFPADDIGHGFDNIGDVLTLSPVLMERYLAAAEVISQKAIVLEPPKVGERWQGGRYLEPAGRRVPTTKFRPVTKGAVNTPFRLSNDGDYVFRTRVYARTTDGEPVKATLLLDGKELSTHEVTGKDEKSAKIIEHRLHLEPREYRFAVQIANPSPGAEELDIGNGRSARGKIEDKSGEARPADGVRVLYVEFINVNGPEDTRPSSHRRLIAAADPKAPKATQTRQIMERLTLRAYRRPPTKDEVDRLCKLVEQTEAAGEKWEAGLQMALQAVLVSPKFLFRLELDDRPEAAEPRPLDEFQLASRLSYFVWASMPDDELLDLAAKKQLTPNLDAQVRRMLKSPRAQTLVDNFAMQWLQLKRLKTFSPDPNLFPKFDETLRNSMQQETELFLTAILQEDRSILDLIDADFTFLNDRLAAHYGITDTLGNGWDKKPGQPRGERIPYGRFVRVSLPKGGARGGLLTQASILAVTSNPSRTSPVKRGKWVLEQILGAPPPPAPPNVPELEATSEKAHAKSLRQQMEQHRENPACANCHAKMDPIGFAFENFDAVGAYRWKDGNSDIDASGVLPDGSSFKGAAELRSILVQKRADQFTKCVTEKLMIYALGRGLEYYDDGAVTKVTKAVAADNHKLSRLVIEIVKCEPFRMRRGLQD, via the coding sequence ATGTTCGGAGGATTGACGCTGGCGCTCGCTGTGGCGTTGCTGGTGCCGTTGTCGATGCAATCGACCTCTTCCGCAGCACCGGCGACGGCTGCGCCAGTAAGCCCGACGCCGGCCAAGGCGCTGGTGAACGATCCGCGGGCCAAGACCGTCACCGCCTTCCTCAACACGCACTGCGTGTCCTGCCACAACCCTGAAAAGAAGAAGGCCGACCTCGTTCTGCACACCTACGCCGACACCTCTTCCATCCTGAAGGGGCGGAAGGTCGTCCAGCACGCGCTGGCGATGGTGAAGTCCGGCGAAATGCCGCCCGACAGCAAGCCGCAGCCGAAGGTGGAGGAGATCGAAGCGTTCGCAGCGGCCGTCAACGGCATGTACGCCGACGACGACCGGCTGGCCGGGCCGAACCCCGGCCGGGTCACGGTTCGCCGGCTGAACAAGAATGAATACAACAATACGGTGTCGGACCTGCTGGGGATGGAGTTCCTCGCCGCCGACGACTTTCCCGCCGACGACATTGGCCACGGCTTCGACAACATCGGCGACGTGCTGACGCTGTCGCCGGTGCTGATGGAGCGATATCTCGCCGCTGCCGAGGTCATCAGTCAGAAAGCGATCGTTCTCGAGCCGCCAAAGGTGGGCGAGCGATGGCAGGGCGGTCGTTACCTTGAGCCTGCCGGCCGCCGGGTGCCGACGACCAAGTTCCGCCCGGTGACCAAGGGTGCGGTGAACACGCCGTTCCGCCTGTCGAACGACGGCGATTACGTATTCCGCACCCGCGTTTATGCCCGCACGACCGACGGGGAGCCGGTCAAGGCCACGCTGCTGCTGGACGGCAAGGAGTTGAGCACGCACGAGGTGACGGGCAAGGACGAGAAGTCGGCTAAGATTATCGAACACCGATTGCACCTGGAGCCGCGGGAGTATCGCTTTGCGGTGCAGATCGCCAACCCGTCGCCGGGCGCCGAAGAACTGGACATCGGTAACGGTCGATCGGCCAGGGGCAAGATCGAAGACAAGTCCGGCGAGGCCCGACCGGCCGACGGGGTGCGGGTGTTGTATGTCGAGTTCATCAACGTCAACGGGCCGGAAGATACCCGGCCGTCGTCACACCGCCGGCTGATTGCCGCCGCCGACCCGAAGGCCCCCAAGGCGACGCAAACGCGGCAGATCATGGAGCGGCTGACGCTGCGGGCTTACCGTCGGCCCCCGACGAAGGACGAAGTCGATCGCCTGTGCAAACTGGTCGAACAAACCGAAGCCGCCGGCGAAAAGTGGGAAGCCGGGCTTCAGATGGCGCTGCAGGCGGTCCTGGTGTCGCCGAAGTTCCTCTTCCGGCTGGAACTGGACGACCGGCCCGAGGCGGCCGAGCCGCGTCCGCTCGACGAGTTTCAGCTCGCCAGCCGGCTTAGCTACTTCGTCTGGGCGAGCATGCCGGATGACGAACTGCTGGATCTGGCCGCCAAAAAGCAGTTGACGCCGAATCTCGACGCCCAGGTCCGCCGAATGCTCAAGTCGCCGCGGGCGCAAACGCTCGTTGACAACTTCGCGATGCAATGGCTGCAGCTCAAACGGCTGAAAACCTTCAGCCCCGATCCGAACCTTTTCCCGAAGTTCGATGAGACGCTGCGCAACTCGATGCAGCAGGAAACGGAGCTTTTCCTGACGGCGATCCTTCAGGAAGACCGCAGCATCCTCGACCTGATCGACGCCGACTTTACGTTCCTGAACGACCGGCTCGCGGCCCACTACGGTATCACCGACACCCTCGGCAACGGCTGGGACAAGAAGCCCGGCCAGCCCCGTGGCGAGCGGATTCCGTATGGCAGGTTCGTGCGCGTGTCGCTGCCCAAGGGCGGTGCACGCGGCGGGTTGCTGACGCAGGCCAGCATCCTGGCGGTAACGAGCAACCCGAGCCGAACGAGCCCGGTCAAGCGGGGCAAGTGGGTGCTCGAGCAGATCCTGGGTGCTCCGCCGCCGCCCGCTCCGCCGAACGTGCCCGAGCTGGAAGCAACCAGCGAAAAGGCGCACGCCAAGTCGTTGCGCCAGCAGATGGAGCAGCACCGTGAGAACCCGGCGTGTGCCAACTGCCACGCGAAGATGGACCCGATCGGCTTCGCTTTTGAAAACTTCGACGCCGTCGGGGCCTATCGTTGGAAAGACGGCAATTCCGACATCGACGCCTCCGGCGTTTTGCCCGACGGCAGTTCGTTCAAAGGTGCGGCGGAGTTGCGGTCGATCCTCGTCCAGAAGCGTGCCGACCAGTTCACCAAGTGCGTGACCGAGAAGCTGATGATCTATGCCCTGGGTCGCGGCCTGGAGTACTACGACGACGGAGCCGTCACCAAGGTGACCAAGGCCGTCGCGGCCGATAACCATAAGCTGAGCCGGTTGGTGATTGAGATCGTCAAGTGCGAGCCGTTCCGGATGAGGAGAGGGTTGCAGGATTGA